The sequence CAAGCTATACAACAAGAGGCATTACGGAGAAGTTATAAACGGGAGGCTCTTCCTATCATTGGTCGAGGCCGCTTACCTTCTGGACAAAGGCTGGATCAAAGTGTTTGACAATGACAGAGAGCTCAGTGTTGAGGATATTTTTGAAATCGGAAGGAAAAAAGATGAGCAGTTCGACTTAAAGTTTCTGGTTTACAAGGATCTTAGGGATAGGGGTTATACAGTAAAGACCGCCCTTAAGTACGGCTCCCACTTTAGAGTGTATCGCAAAGGAATGGAGGAGCACGCTGATTGGTTAATATGGGTGGTTAGCGAGTCTCAAAAGCTGTATCCAAACGATTTAACGGCCAGAGTTAGGGTTGCCCATGGGGTTAGGAAAAAGATGGTTTTGGCAGTAGTTGATGATGACAACGATGTTGTCTATTATAAAGTTGAGCGGATAAAGTTTTAGACACGTTAATTTTACTTGGATGGGTTAAATTAAAACAAATCTTTTAAATTTCGAATTCTTATTATCTCTGGGGGGCGGTTTATGAAAAAGCTGATTCCGTTAGCTCTTATCTTAGTGTTAATTTTTCTGGCTTACTTGCTCCCAACACCCGAAGAAGAGTATTCTCCGCTAAACCCTTCTTCGATAGTTGGTTATGCCTATCTAACTTCTAACGAGCAGCTAACGATTGAAGTAGTGTGGTGTCTCAACGACTCAGAAAAAGTCCTTATAAAGTTTGAAGATGTCAAAAAAGAGCTTATTCCAGGAGATGCAGAACTAGAAGTGGGTGAGATGTATGGCGAGCTAAAGCTTGAGCCAAAAGGAGATCTGGAGGGGATACTGTTGGCTATTCCCGAAAACTCGAAAAGAACAGCCCAATCCAAAGTTAACGTGAAGGTTGAATTTGGAGAAAGTTACCCGCTAGAAATTACTGAAAATGCTACGACTTCCACAGCACTGTTTGTGAACGGGAGCTACATAATCCCCTACAAAGTAGAAATCATAAACCCCACAAACGAAACAATTGAACTCAAGGATGTATTTTTCCCAGTTAAAGGCGTTAAGATTCTTAGCTTTGGATTTTATAATGGGAGCATCTTTGAAGTTCCTTCAGAAGTTACTGAGCTTCCAAAAACTCTGCCTCCTAACTCAAAAAGGACGTTGGTGATCTACATTGAGATAGGAGAAGAAATTGACGGCCTAGTGTTTAAGCCGAAGGTAATTATAGAAGCAAAAGGGGAGAAATTCCCACTCTCAGTCCCCGAGATGGCATTTGTAAGAGCGATATGTAGAAAAGAAAAAGATTAGATCACTTCAAGAAGCCGGTCTTCTTTCCGAGATCCTCGAAGGCGTCGATTACATACTGCAGGTCTTCCTTGGTGTGGGCTGCTGAAGGCTCAAGCCTTATCCTTGCCGTACCGAGAGGAACTGTTGGGTAAACTATAGCCTGGGCAAAGATGTTGTACTCATCGTAAAGTCTTCTTGAGAACTCTTGGGCAAGCTTTTCGTCATAGAGCATTACCGGTGTAATCGGGTGCTTAGTGTTTCCTAAGTCGTAACCAAGGTCTCTAAGACCCTTTTGGAGGAAATGAGTGTTGTCCCAAAGCTTCTTAACGAGCTCATCACTCTTCTGGAGTATTTCAACGGAGGCTATTGCGGCTGCAACATCAGGTGGATTCAAGGCGGAGGAGAACAAGAACGGTCTTCCTCTTTGTCTTAGATAGTCTATAGCTTCCTCGGGACCAGCTACATATCCACCAATGACACCAAACGCCTTGCTTAGGGTTCCCATTTCAAAATCTACCCTATTATGCAGCTTGAAGTGATCTACTATACCCCTTCCGTGTTCCCCTAAAACGCCCTCACCATGGGCGTCATCAACATACACCATTGCATCGTATTGCTCTGCCAGCT comes from Thermococcus aggregans and encodes:
- the endA gene encoding tRNA-intron lyase, producing MGWQELSEFKFYLSGDRVFSTMESAINKLYNKRHYGEVINGRLFLSLVEAAYLLDKGWIKVFDNDRELSVEDIFEIGRKKDEQFDLKFLVYKDLRDRGYTVKTALKYGSHFRVYRKGMEEHADWLIWVVSESQKLYPNDLTARVRVAHGVRKKMVLAVVDDDNDVVYYKVERIKF
- a CDS encoding glycine C-acetyltransferase — encoded protein: MAKLDWITEELNELKEKGLYVKIRVLQSAQGPWVVVDGKKVLNMCSNNYLGLAAHPKIKEAAIRAILDYGVGAGAVRTIAGTMELHVELEEKLAKFKKREAAILFQSGYNANLGAISTLIKKGEDGVFVSEELNHASIIDGMRLSGAPKVIYKHLDMEDLKKKLEEVKDKKKKLIVTDGVFSMDGDLAPLPEIAELAEQYDAMVYVDDAHGEGVLGEHGRGIVDHFKLHNRVDFEMGTLSKAFGVIGGYVAGPEEAIDYLRQRGRPFLFSSALNPPDVAAAIASVEILQKSDELVKKLWDNTHFLQKGLRDLGYDLGNTKHPITPVMLYDEKLAQEFSRRLYDEYNIFAQAIVYPTVPLGTARIRLEPSAAHTKEDLQYVIDAFEDLGKKTGFLK